Within Elizabethkingia sp. JS20170427COW, the genomic segment GGCGATAAGATTACGGTTTCCTTTCGTGGGGAGAGTTTAAGCACTACTGTGGGAGAAGATGGCAAGTGGACACTTCGATTTCCGGGGATGAAGGCCGATGCTACCCCACAATCTCTACATATTAGCAATGGTGAGCAATCTCTAGTATATCGCGATATCCTTATTGGGGATGTGTGGTTTGCTGCCGGACAATCTAATATGTATTTTTCTATGAAGGAGACTAAAGATAGTCAACAAGCTATTGGGCAGGCTGATCTCAACGCTCCTCTTAGATTATTTAAATTTAAACCTATTGCCGAAACTAATAATGTAGCTTGGGATCAGAAGATATTAGATCAAACCAATGAGCTGGATTTTTTTACCGGTAGTTGGCAAAAGAATACTCCCGATAATGTAAAAGATTTTTCCGCTGTAGCGTACACTTTCGGAAAGAAAATACAACAAGAAAAAGGAGTTCCTATAGGAATTATAGAGCTTGCCGTAGGAGGTTCTCCCCAGATTGCGTGGATGGATCGCCAAGTATTGCAACAAGACCCCCTTTTTGTGAATGCTTTAAAAAGTAATTGGCGTTCTTCGGATTTTATGATGGAATGGTGTCGTGGGAGAGCGGATAAGAACCTTGAGAAAACCTCCTATAAGCAACAACGCCACCCTTACCAACCCTCTTATATTTATGATGCCGGTGTAAGCCACCTTATCCAGTTTCCTATTAAAGGGATGATATGGTACCAGGGAGAAAGCGATACTGAGAATGCTGAACTTTATAGTAAAGAGTTTCCTTTATTCGTAAGCCATTTGCGTAAGCAATGGGGGTATAATTTCCCCTTTTATTATGTACAACTTTCAGGTCTTAACCGCCCTAGTTGGCCTTTTTTTAGGAATACACAAAGGGAGCTTGCTCATATCGTAGAAAATTCAGGTATGGTGGTTACTTCAGATCTTGGAGACAGACAAGATGTACACTACCGAAATAAGCAACCCGTAGGTTTACGCTTAGCGAATACCGTGCTACACCATACTTATCATAAAAAGGGCATTATCCCTAGTGGCCCTGATTTTATATCAGCACAAGAAAAGACTGATTATATAGAGCTTAGCTTTAATTATTCTAAAGGCTTAGCAAGTACCGATGGGAAAGAACTCAGAGGTTTTCAG encodes:
- a CDS encoding GDSL-type esterase/lipase family protein, with product MIRRLLPSLLFLLCWVQFSFAQSRKIKVACVGNSITYGFGAKNPAEESYPARLQGLLGTSYEVKNFGHSGATLIREAYRPYHKTKEYQAALQYQADIAIIELGVNDTDPRDWPHYRDSFERDYHLLIQDLKRSNPKVEIYITRLLPVFEDHPRFQTSTYAWYWDIQKKLESIAKGNKVRLIDTYTPFAKRPDLIDDWNTLHPNAKGYAHLSQMIYKSLTGNYGGLKMPMVFTDHMVIQRGLPFPVWGTANSGDKITVSFRGESLSTTVGEDGKWTLRFPGMKADATPQSLHISNGEQSLVYRDILIGDVWFAAGQSNMYFSMKETKDSQQAIGQADLNAPLRLFKFKPIAETNNVAWDQKILDQTNELDFFTGSWQKNTPDNVKDFSAVAYTFGKKIQQEKGVPIGIIELAVGGSPQIAWMDRQVLQQDPLFVNALKSNWRSSDFMMEWCRGRADKNLEKTSYKQQRHPYQPSYIYDAGVSHLIQFPIKGMIWYQGESDTENAELYSKEFPLFVSHLRKQWGYNFPFYYVQLSGLNRPSWPFFRNTQRELAHIVENSGMVVTSDLGDRQDVHYRNKQPVGLRLANTVLHHTYHKKGIIPSGPDFISAQEKTDYIELSFNYSKGLASTDGKELRGFQVVNQLGIFAPTKAYIKNRKILIPRLKNDTITRIVYAWEGYPDANLTNSSGLPTGTFSVNITPNNP